A region of Triplophysa rosa linkage group LG16, Trosa_1v2, whole genome shotgun sequence DNA encodes the following proteins:
- the LOC130567319 gene encoding major histocompatibility complex class I-related gene protein-like, whose product MLLILTVFKHKNKLNMQSLALLLFAIHLALTGRHSNEYFGTVVCKNKNISEVTAVGMVDDEVIMYFNSNTLKVVPRTDWIKKIEVGEYWNRRTEHALAILKAYENTLHNIMDLFNNSDIHTFQMMYGCELEDDGTTRGYWKFGYDGDDFISFDKNTLSYTAANHQADIIKDKWDTDRAKAKYWQQYLENACIEWLRKIVRYGKDSLEKKSAPEVSLLQKYSLSPVICHATCFYPKNITMTWKKNHEDLNEDVEVSLTFPNVDGTFQKSISLSVKSEEWKKNPDVYRCVIQHVGTEIVVTLNENNIKSNSASDNFIVKCLVSITVAVIVGCLLAFTVFAVKKRLIACKKSREVKSQNSTVYVKGSATGTTSEISDEPLHNAKCKIVLQ is encoded by the exons ATGTTACTAATTCTAACAGTtttcaaacataaaaataaattaaacatgcaATCTTTAGCGCTTCTGCTCTTTGCGATTCATCTCGCACTGACTG GAAGACACTCTAATGAATATTTCGGCACTGTtgtgtgtaaaaacaaaaacatctcaGAGGTTACAGCAGTTGGAATGGTCGATGATGAGGTGATCATGTACTTTAACAGCAACACATTAAAAGTTGTGCCAAGGACAGATTGGATCAAAAAGATTGAAGTAGGAGAATACTGGAACAGAAGGACAGAGCATGCACTTGCCATCTTAAAGGCATACGAGAACACCTTGCACAATATAATGGATCTATTCAACAATTCAG ATATTCACacctttcagatgatgtatggGTGTGAGCTGGAGGATGATGGTACCACTCGAGGATACTGGAAGTTTGGTTATGATGGAGATGATTTCATCAGTTTTGATAAAAACACACTCAGCTATACTGCTGCTAATCATCAAGCTGACATCATCAAGGACAAATGGGACACTGATAGGGCCAAAGCAAAATACTGGCAACAATATCTGGAGAATGCATGCATTGAGTGGCTGAGAAAGATTGTGAGATATGGCAAGGACAGTCTggagaaaaaat CTGCACCTGAAGTGTCTCTACTGCAGAAGTACTCCTTGTCTCCAGTAATCTGTCATGCTACTTGTTTCTACCCCAAAAACATCACAATGACCTGGAAGAAAAACCATGAGGATCTTAATGAAGATGTGGAGGTTAGTTTAACTTTTCCAAATGTAGACGGAACGTTCCAGAAGAGCATCAGTCTCTCAGTGAAGTCTGAGGAGTGGAAGAAGAATCCAGATGTCTACAGATGTGTCATTCAACATGTGGGAACAGAGATTGTTGTCACGCTTAatgaaaataacataaaatccaaCTCAG CTTCTGACAACTTTATTGTGAAATGTTTGGTGTCCATCACCGTTGCAGTCATTGTTGGATGCTTGTTGGCATTCACTGTCTTTGCTGTTAAAAAGAGGCTCATTGCGTGTAAAAAGTCAAGAGAGGTGAAGAGCCAAAATTCAACAG TCTATGTGAAGGGCAGTG ccACAGGTACTACATCAGAAATATCAGATGAACCACTACACAATGCAAAATGCAAAATTGTTTTACAGTGA